The Pseudomonas putida nucleotide sequence ACTGGCGATAGCCGTGTCTTGTGCGTCCAACGGAGTGGTCTGGGCAGCGGACATGCCCACGACGGTAAAGACCGATCTGGTCAGTGTTTACCAGGAAGCGGTCGACAACAACGCCGATCTTGCTGCCGCCCGTGCCGATTATGGTGCCCAGAAAGAAGTGGTGCCGCAGGCCCGCGCCGGCCTGCTGCCAAACCTCTCGGCCGGTGCCGAGATGCAGAATACCCGCACCAAGCTCGACCAGCCTTCGGCGACCATCAACCGCAGCGGCAACAGCTGGAGCGCGACCCTTTCACAACCGATCTTCCGCGCCGATCGCTGGTTCCAGCTGCAGGCTGCCGAAGCGGTCAACGAGCAGGCGGCGCTGCAACTGTCGGCGACCGAGCAGAACCTGATCCTGCAGACTGCGCAGGATTACTTCACCGTACTGCGCGCCCAGGACAACCTGGCCGCAACCAAAGCCGAGGAAGCGGCTTTCAAGCGCCAGCTGGACCAGTCCAACGAACGTTTCGACGTCGGCCTCTCCGACAAGACCGACGTGCTGCAGTCCCAGGCCAGCTACGACACTGCCCGGGCCAACCGGATCGTCGCCGAGCGCCAGGTACAGGATGCCTTCGAGGCCCTGGTCACCCTGACCAACCGCGAGTACAGCTCGATCCAGGGAGTGGTCCACACACTGCCGGTGAAGGTGCCGACCCCCAACGACGCCAAGGCCTGGGTGGAAACCGCTGGTCGTCAGAACCTCAACCTGCTGGCCACCAACCATGCCGTTGCCGCCGCTGAAGAAACCCTGCGCCAGCGCAAGGCCGGCCACGCCCCGACCCTCGATGCGGTGGCCCAATACCAAAAAGGCGACAACGACAACCTGGGTTTCAGCAACTCGGCTGCACTGCCCAATGTGCATTACAGCGGTGACGTGGAGCAGACCACCGTCGGCCTGCAGCTGAACATCCCGATCTACAGCGGTGGCCTGACCAGCTCGCAGGTACGCGAGGCCTACCAGCGCCTGAGCCAAAGCGAGCAGCAACGCGAAAGCCTGCGCCGCCAGGTAGTGGAGAACACCCGCAACCTGCACCGCGCGGTGAACACCGATGTGGAGCAGGTGCAGGCGCGCAAGCAGTCGATCATTTCCAACCAGA carries:
- a CDS encoding TolC family outer membrane protein codes for the protein MLRKLSLAIAVSCASNGVVWAADMPTTVKTDLVSVYQEAVDNNADLAAARADYGAQKEVVPQARAGLLPNLSAGAEMQNTRTKLDQPSATINRSGNSWSATLSQPIFRADRWFQLQAAEAVNEQAALQLSATEQNLILQTAQDYFTVLRAQDNLAATKAEEAAFKRQLDQSNERFDVGLSDKTDVLQSQASYDTARANRIVAERQVQDAFEALVTLTNREYSSIQGVVHTLPVKVPTPNDAKAWVETAGRQNLNLLATNHAVAAAEETLRQRKAGHAPTLDAVAQYQKGDNDNLGFSNSAALPNVHYSGDVEQTTVGLQLNIPIYSGGLTSSQVREAYQRLSQSEQQRESLRRQVVENTRNLHRAVNTDVEQVQARKQSIISNQSALEATEIGYQVGTRNIVDVLDAQRQLYTSVRDYNNSRYDYIIDNLSLKQAAGTLSPQDLQDLKQYLKPDYNPDKDFLPPDLAAAAAKNFERRP